The following proteins are encoded in a genomic region of bacterium:
- a CDS encoding STAS domain-containing protein: MTAATPAAADILVMRPILKIAGGQIQLAWWDGRAAERPIRSLAVSGDPDHDWPELFDETARVLASGGRRFILDLDRVPWMNSRGLGRLVALWKSIDEGGGRLVVVCGNERIRNILHISQLEEVLRPWTTMAEASLQFPMAPGDSL, translated from the coding sequence ATGACGGCGGCCACGCCTGCGGCGGCGGATATCCTGGTGATGCGGCCCATCCTGAAGATCGCGGGCGGGCAGATCCAGCTGGCCTGGTGGGACGGACGCGCCGCAGAACGTCCCATCCGTTCCCTCGCCGTCAGCGGCGATCCCGATCATGACTGGCCCGAACTCTTCGACGAGACAGCCCGCGTGCTCGCCTCCGGTGGACGCCGTTTCATCCTCGACCTCGATCGTGTGCCCTGGATGAACTCGCGCGGACTTGGTCGCCTGGTGGCGCTCTGGAAGAGCATCGATGAAGGCGGCGGGCGGCTGGTTGTCGTCTGCGGCAACGAGCGCATCCGCAACATCCTGCACATCTCGCAGCTGGAAGAAGTGCTGAGGCCATGGACGACGATGGCCGAGGCCAGCCTGCAGTTCCCGATGGCTCCCGGCGATTCCCTCTGA